From Panicum hallii strain FIL2 chromosome 2, PHallii_v3.1, whole genome shotgun sequence, a single genomic window includes:
- the LOC112883351 gene encoding uncharacterized protein LOC112883351, whose product MPPSRRSTRSLPWRGCRHLLPTALARNALSPCSPGPLLRARPLCAATASRPPRSCADSSPPPQVIEVPESLLQKGKCEEQWAADRKEKALADRKKALESCKIILTRAKQYVQDYDAQ is encoded by the exons ATGCCTCCCAGCCGTAGATCTACCCGCTCTCTCCCTTGGCGCGGCTGCAGACACCTCCTCCCCACTGCCCTCGCCCGCAACGCCCTGTCGCCGTGCTCGCCCGGGCCTCTCCTCCGCGCGCGGCCTCTTTGCGCCGCCACCGCGTCGAGGCCTCCCCGCAGCTGCGCCgactcctccccgccgccgcaggTCATCGAG GTGCCGGAGTCACTGCTGCAGAAGGGCAAGTGCGAGGAGCAGTGGGCAGCGGACAGGAAGGAGAAGGCGCTCGCCGACAGGAAGAAGGCGCTCGAGAGCTGCAAGATCATTCTCACGCGCGCCAAGCAGTACGTGCAGGACTACGACGCCCAG TAA